The following are from one region of the Takifugu rubripes chromosome 16, fTakRub1.2, whole genome shotgun sequence genome:
- the LOC101068026 gene encoding A-kinase anchor protein 7 isoform X3 yields the protein MQTDSFSCGRKSPAVVRDEMDGGGETEGREVKEVPDQLETIGMELQQAEGVIGQPTASVSSSESTQEKRKRKIRDGGRRVDREEDAKKKKKQSQRPNYFISIPITNTQISSAVFSVQELLLQHDPRLAKAMIPIPTLHITLLVTHLATQEEVDLAASVLAQVEPSLVELLGGRDLVLPFSGISHFRKEVVFVGLAPGQHRHTLDTVAELLQSHFEEQGLLQRGTRGFEPHLTIMKLSRASNLRSQGVRRVDPALYSNYTNKFFGDQTVERLDLCSMLKKKQPDGYYYTETSLQLGARRRSEPDEAELLRVSKRLVEDAVSRALQQYKQETLQNGGGPQAPGNAEETVTKTGTTANSTTDHRK from the exons ATGCAgacagacagtttctcctgtgGCAGAAAGAGCCCTGCTGTTGTTAGAGATGAAATGGATGGCGGTGGAGAGacagaagggagggaggtgaaAGAGGTCCCAGACCAGCTGGAGACAATCGGAATGGAACTCCAACAAGCAGAAGGTGTTATTGGACAACCCACAGCATCAG TCTCCAGTTCAGAATCAACCCAGGAGAAGAGAAAGCGGAAGATAAGAGACGGTGGAAGACGAGTGGACAGGGAAGAGGacgcaaagaaaaagaagaaacaaagccaGCGGCCCAACTATTTCATCTCCATCCCCATCACTAacacacag ATCAGTTCGGCGGTGTTCAGcgtccaggagctgctgcttcagcacgATCCCCGACTCGCTAAAGCCATGATTCCCATCCCAACGCTCCACATCACTCTTTTAGTCACTCACCTCGCCACCCAGGAGGAAGTAGATCT GGCGGCGTCCGTGTTGGCTCAGGTTGAGCCGTCATTGGTTGAGCTGCTGGGTGGGCGGGACCTTGTGCTGCCCTTCTCTGGGATCAGTCATTTCAGGAAGGAGGTGGTGTTTGTCGGGCTGGCCCCTGgacagcacagacacacgctGGACACTGTGGCAG AGTTGTTACAGAGTCATTTTGAGGAGCAGGGTCTGCTGCAGAGAGGCACTCGTGGGTTCGAACCTCACCTGACCATCATGAAGCTATCCAGAGCGTCAAACCTACGATCTCAG GGCGTCAGACGAGTGGATCCAGCTCTCTACTCTAACTACACCAACAA GTTTTTTGGAGATCAGACCGTTGAGCGCCTGGATCTTTGCTCCATGTTGAAGAAGAAGCAGCCGGATGGATATTACTACACTGAGACGTCACTCCAACTGG GTGCGCGTCGGCGGTCTGAACCCGACGAGGCGGAGCTGCTGAGGGTCAGCAAGCGGTTAGTCGAGGATGCCGTCAGTCGAGCCCTGCAGCAGTACAAGCAGGAAACCCTTCAAAACGGAGGAGGGCCCCAGGCCCCTGGAAACGCGGAGGAAACTGTGACAAAGACGGGCACTACAGCGAACTCCACTACAGaccacaggaagtga
- the LOC101068026 gene encoding A-kinase anchor protein 7 isoform X2 translates to MSCSSVVFRRAPSNASNFLACKGVFLTVKHRLGGIPNLFPISLSRLHTGPHLRKSPAVVRDEMDGGGETEGREVKEVPDQLETIGMELQQAEGVIGQPTASVSSSESTQEKRKRKIRDGGRRVDREEDAKKKKKQSQRPNYFISIPITNTQISSAVFSVQELLLQHDPRLAKAMIPIPTLHITLLVTHLATQEEVDLAASVLAQVEPSLVELLGGRDLVLPFSGISHFRKEVVFVGLAPGQHRHTLDTVAELLQSHFEEQGLLQRGTRGFEPHLTIMKLSRASNLRSQGVRRVDPALYSNYTNKFFGDQTVERLDLCSMLKKKQPDGYYYTETSLQLGARRRSEPDEAELLRVSKRLVEDAVSRALQQYKQETLQNGGGPQAPGNAEETVTKTGTTANSTTDHRK, encoded by the exons ATGTCATGCTCCTCGGTCGTGTTCCGTCGAGCCCCATCAAATGCGTCCAACTTTTTGGCTTGCAAAGGTGTCTTTCTCACAGTGAAGCATCGCCTCGGTGGCATTCCGAATTTATTTCCCATTTCCTTAAGCCGTCTGCACACCGGACCTCATTTAAG AAAGAGCCCTGCTGTTGTTAGAGATGAAATGGATGGCGGTGGAGAGacagaagggagggaggtgaaAGAGGTCCCAGACCAGCTGGAGACAATCGGAATGGAACTCCAACAAGCAGAAGGTGTTATTGGACAACCCACAGCATCAG TCTCCAGTTCAGAATCAACCCAGGAGAAGAGAAAGCGGAAGATAAGAGACGGTGGAAGACGAGTGGACAGGGAAGAGGacgcaaagaaaaagaagaaacaaagccaGCGGCCCAACTATTTCATCTCCATCCCCATCACTAacacacag ATCAGTTCGGCGGTGTTCAGcgtccaggagctgctgcttcagcacgATCCCCGACTCGCTAAAGCCATGATTCCCATCCCAACGCTCCACATCACTCTTTTAGTCACTCACCTCGCCACCCAGGAGGAAGTAGATCT GGCGGCGTCCGTGTTGGCTCAGGTTGAGCCGTCATTGGTTGAGCTGCTGGGTGGGCGGGACCTTGTGCTGCCCTTCTCTGGGATCAGTCATTTCAGGAAGGAGGTGGTGTTTGTCGGGCTGGCCCCTGgacagcacagacacacgctGGACACTGTGGCAG AGTTGTTACAGAGTCATTTTGAGGAGCAGGGTCTGCTGCAGAGAGGCACTCGTGGGTTCGAACCTCACCTGACCATCATGAAGCTATCCAGAGCGTCAAACCTACGATCTCAG GGCGTCAGACGAGTGGATCCAGCTCTCTACTCTAACTACACCAACAA GTTTTTTGGAGATCAGACCGTTGAGCGCCTGGATCTTTGCTCCATGTTGAAGAAGAAGCAGCCGGATGGATATTACTACACTGAGACGTCACTCCAACTGG GTGCGCGTCGGCGGTCTGAACCCGACGAGGCGGAGCTGCTGAGGGTCAGCAAGCGGTTAGTCGAGGATGCCGTCAGTCGAGCCCTGCAGCAGTACAAGCAGGAAACCCTTCAAAACGGAGGAGGGCCCCAGGCCCCTGGAAACGCGGAGGAAACTGTGACAAAGACGGGCACTACAGCGAACTCCACTACAGaccacaggaagtga
- the LOC101068026 gene encoding A-kinase anchor protein 7 isoform X1 yields the protein MLLGRVPSSPIKCVQLFGLQRCLSHSEASPRWHSEFISHFLKPSAHRTSFKTRFCRSPLTVSDMQTDSFSCGRKSPAVVRDEMDGGGETEGREVKEVPDQLETIGMELQQAEGVIGQPTASVSSSESTQEKRKRKIRDGGRRVDREEDAKKKKKQSQRPNYFISIPITNTQISSAVFSVQELLLQHDPRLAKAMIPIPTLHITLLVTHLATQEEVDLAASVLAQVEPSLVELLGGRDLVLPFSGISHFRKEVVFVGLAPGQHRHTLDTVAELLQSHFEEQGLLQRGTRGFEPHLTIMKLSRASNLRSQGVRRVDPALYSNYTNKFFGDQTVERLDLCSMLKKKQPDGYYYTETSLQLGARRRSEPDEAELLRVSKRLVEDAVSRALQQYKQETLQNGGGPQAPGNAEETVTKTGTTANSTTDHRK from the exons ATGCTCCTCGGTCGTGTTCCGTCGAGCCCCATCAAATGCGTCCAACTTTTTGGCTTGCAAAGGTGTCTTTCTCACAGTGAAGCATCGCCTCGGTGGCATTCCGAATTTATTTCCCATTTCCTTAAGCCGTCTGCACACCGGACCTCATTTAAG ACGCGCTTCTGCCGGTCTCCGCTTACAGTTTCCGATATGCAgacagacagtttctcctgtgGCAGAAAGAGCCCTGCTGTTGTTAGAGATGAAATGGATGGCGGTGGAGAGacagaagggagggaggtgaaAGAGGTCCCAGACCAGCTGGAGACAATCGGAATGGAACTCCAACAAGCAGAAGGTGTTATTGGACAACCCACAGCATCAG TCTCCAGTTCAGAATCAACCCAGGAGAAGAGAAAGCGGAAGATAAGAGACGGTGGAAGACGAGTGGACAGGGAAGAGGacgcaaagaaaaagaagaaacaaagccaGCGGCCCAACTATTTCATCTCCATCCCCATCACTAacacacag ATCAGTTCGGCGGTGTTCAGcgtccaggagctgctgcttcagcacgATCCCCGACTCGCTAAAGCCATGATTCCCATCCCAACGCTCCACATCACTCTTTTAGTCACTCACCTCGCCACCCAGGAGGAAGTAGATCT GGCGGCGTCCGTGTTGGCTCAGGTTGAGCCGTCATTGGTTGAGCTGCTGGGTGGGCGGGACCTTGTGCTGCCCTTCTCTGGGATCAGTCATTTCAGGAAGGAGGTGGTGTTTGTCGGGCTGGCCCCTGgacagcacagacacacgctGGACACTGTGGCAG AGTTGTTACAGAGTCATTTTGAGGAGCAGGGTCTGCTGCAGAGAGGCACTCGTGGGTTCGAACCTCACCTGACCATCATGAAGCTATCCAGAGCGTCAAACCTACGATCTCAG GGCGTCAGACGAGTGGATCCAGCTCTCTACTCTAACTACACCAACAA GTTTTTTGGAGATCAGACCGTTGAGCGCCTGGATCTTTGCTCCATGTTGAAGAAGAAGCAGCCGGATGGATATTACTACACTGAGACGTCACTCCAACTGG GTGCGCGTCGGCGGTCTGAACCCGACGAGGCGGAGCTGCTGAGGGTCAGCAAGCGGTTAGTCGAGGATGCCGTCAGTCGAGCCCTGCAGCAGTACAAGCAGGAAACCCTTCAAAACGGAGGAGGGCCCCAGGCCCCTGGAAACGCGGAGGAAACTGTGACAAAGACGGGCACTACAGCGAACTCCACTACAGaccacaggaagtga